One Streptococcus sp. DTU_2020_1001019_1_SI_AUS_MUR_006 DNA window includes the following coding sequences:
- the asp4 gene encoding accessory Sec system protein Asp4 produces the protein MTKKDLFYQDVEGRMEEMKQEPIKKEKSTRGEKISKTFSFLLGLIILIGLLFTLIGLLR, from the coding sequence ATGACTAAAAAAGATCTATTTTATCAGGATGTTGAAGGTCGTATGGAAGAGATGAAACAAGAACCCATCAAAAAAGAAAAATCTACACGTGGTGAAAAAATCAGTAAAACATTCTCTTTCTTGTTGGGATTGATTATTTTGATAGGTTTGCTGTTTACTTTAATAGGACTTTTGAGGTAG
- the asp2 gene encoding accessory Sec system protein Asp2 has protein sequence MSKDLKILQIGTGNWKHRYEIPKKMEWYYFYPNSPKVLKETIKMDEIRKFNAILIEDGRYLVDLLPIIKMIDPYTIFYNQEFQTSNPLILDLIKKRCAQAIDFSDPQRLLKDLSTSLFGGGYGDKLNPSAIDVHPSFKGSISYQGFEYLLLEGDFGSEFSQVANWKYNFVSSTKLPIEVWLEYEKSEGVEFQFRVRKMPEGSVSDVVEDLMYTEEELETALVMEQDYNAHLCMSIEARGQGSLKLGNLHQRWTRKQFGKFVLGGNILHDSKRDEINYFFHPGDFKPPLAVYFSGFRPAEGFEGYWMMQNFKCPFILFSDPRLIGGAFYLGSEELEEKIKQTIEHYQEYLGFEKKDLILSGLSMGTFPSLYYGSFFEPKGIVVGKPLANLGTIAKRGRLEAPGIFPTGFDVLHHQTGGISPAHMDELDNRFWSAFKQADFSQTTFGLSYMKDEDMDSHAYDQLVTTLCQTGAKILSKGTAGRHNDDTETNVIWFIHFYNMILQAEFGRGET, from the coding sequence ATGTCAAAGGATCTTAAAATCCTACAGATAGGGACGGGAAATTGGAAACATCGTTATGAGATCCCTAAGAAAATGGAATGGTATTATTTTTATCCTAATTCTCCTAAGGTACTTAAGGAAACGATAAAAATGGATGAGATTCGCAAGTTTAATGCCATTCTCATTGAAGACGGCCGTTACTTGGTTGACCTATTACCAATTATTAAAATGATCGATCCTTATACGATTTTTTATAACCAAGAGTTTCAAACAAGCAACCCTCTTATTTTAGATTTAATCAAGAAACGCTGTGCCCAAGCAATCGACTTTTCAGATCCACAGAGGCTATTAAAAGATTTATCAACTTCCTTATTTGGTGGTGGTTATGGAGATAAGTTGAATCCCTCTGCAATTGATGTCCATCCAAGTTTTAAGGGTTCTATTTCTTATCAAGGGTTTGAATATTTGCTCTTAGAGGGAGATTTTGGTTCTGAATTTTCCCAAGTAGCTAATTGGAAATACAACTTTGTATCATCAACAAAACTTCCAATCGAGGTGTGGTTAGAGTATGAAAAAAGTGAAGGTGTAGAATTTCAGTTTCGTGTTCGAAAAATGCCTGAAGGTTCAGTTTCGGATGTGGTTGAAGACTTGATGTATACAGAAGAGGAACTAGAAACGGCTCTAGTCATGGAGCAGGATTACAATGCCCACCTCTGTATGTCTATTGAAGCGCGTGGTCAGGGAAGCTTAAAATTGGGAAATCTACATCAGCGTTGGACCCGTAAACAATTTGGGAAATTTGTCCTTGGAGGCAATATTTTACACGATAGTAAGAGAGACGAGATTAACTACTTCTTTCATCCTGGGGATTTTAAGCCACCATTGGCTGTTTACTTTTCAGGATTCCGACCTGCCGAGGGATTTGAAGGATACTGGATGATGCAAAATTTCAAGTGCCCCTTCATTTTGTTCTCGGACCCTCGCTTAATAGGTGGAGCTTTTTACCTAGGTAGTGAAGAACTAGAAGAAAAAATCAAACAAACGATTGAACATTATCAGGAATATTTAGGTTTTGAAAAAAAAGATTTGATTTTATCAGGTTTATCAATGGGAACCTTCCCTTCTCTTTACTATGGCTCATTCTTTGAACCGAAAGGAATCGTTGTGGGTAAACCCTTAGCAAATTTAGGGACAATTGCTAAACGTGGTAGACTGGAAGCACCAGGTATCTTTCCAACAGGATTTGACGTGCTCCACCATCAAACTGGAGGGATCAGCCCGGCCCATATGGATGAGTTGGATAACCGTTTTTGGTCTGCCTTCAAACAAGCAGATTTTTCTCAAACGACGTTTGGTCTTTCTTACATGAAGGATGAGGATATGGATAGTCATGCCTATGATCAGCTAGTCACTACGCTCTGTCAAACTGGAGCGAAGATCTTATCAAAAGGAACAGCAGGTCGACACAATGATGATACAGAAACCAACGTTATCTGGTTTATCCATTTTTATAACATGATATTACAAGCAGAATTTGGAAGAGGTGAGACATGA
- the pepC gene encoding aminopeptidase C produces the protein MNAIQESFTDKLFANYEANVKYQAIENAASHNGIFAALERRQSHVDNTPVFSLDLTKDKVTNQKASGRCWMFAALNTFRHKLISQYKLENFELSQAHTFFWDKYEKSNWFLEQVIATADQELTSRKVSFLLQTPQQDGGQWDMVVALFEKYGVVPKSVYPESVSSSSSRELNAILNKLLRQDAQILRDLLASGADQATVQAKKEDLLQEIFNFLAMSLGLPPRQFDFAYRDKDNNYQSEKGITPQEFYKKYVDLPLEDYVSVINAPTADKPYGKSYTVEMLGNVVGSRAVRYINVPMERLKELAIAQMQTGETVWFGSDVGQLSNRKAGILATDVYDFESSMDIQLTQDKAGRLDYSESLMTHAMVLTGVDLDENGKSIKWKVENSWGDKVGTDGYFVASDAWMDEYTYQIVVRKELLTAEEQAAYEAEPIVLAPWDPMGALAE, from the coding sequence ATGAACGCGATTCAAGAATCATTTACAGATAAATTATTTGCTAATTATGAAGCAAATGTCAAATACCAAGCTATCGAAAATGCTGCCAGCCACAATGGAATCTTTGCAGCCCTTGAGCGTCGTCAAAGCCATGTAGATAACACACCTGTTTTCTCACTTGATTTGACAAAGGACAAGGTCACTAACCAGAAGGCTTCTGGTCGCTGCTGGATGTTTGCGGCCCTTAATACCTTCCGCCACAAACTCATCTCTCAATACAAACTTGAAAACTTTGAATTGTCACAAGCTCACACCTTCTTCTGGGACAAGTATGAAAAATCAAACTGGTTCTTGGAGCAAGTCATTGCGACTGCAGACCAAGAATTGACAAGTCGCAAGGTTAGCTTCCTACTCCAAACTCCACAACAAGATGGTGGTCAATGGGATATGGTTGTGGCTCTCTTTGAGAAATATGGTGTCGTTCCTAAGTCTGTTTATCCAGAGTCTGTTTCATCTAGCAGCAGCCGTGAACTCAATGCAATCCTTAACAAATTGCTTCGTCAAGATGCTCAAATCTTGCGTGACCTCTTGGCTTCTGGTGCAGATCAAGCGACTGTACAAGCTAAGAAAGAAGACCTTTTGCAAGAAATCTTTAACTTCCTTGCCATGTCACTAGGACTTCCACCACGTCAATTTGACTTTGCTTATCGTGATAAGGACAACAACTACCAAAGCGAAAAAGGCATCACACCACAAGAGTTTTACAAGAAATACGTTGACCTTCCACTAGAAGACTACGTTTCTGTGATCAATGCTCCAACTGCTGACAAACCTTACGGTAAATCTTACACAGTTGAGATGTTGGGAAATGTCGTTGGTAGCCGTGCAGTTCGCTACATCAACGTACCGATGGAACGTTTGAAAGAATTGGCGATTGCCCAAATGCAGACAGGAGAAACTGTTTGGTTTGGTTCAGATGTTGGCCAGCTCAGCAACCGTAAAGCCGGAATACTTGCGACAGATGTCTATGACTTTGAATCAAGCATGGACATTCAACTCACTCAAGACAAGGCAGGACGTTTGGACTACAGCGAAAGCTTGATGACTCACGCCATGGTCTTGACAGGGGTTGATTTGGATGAAAATGGCAAATCAATCAAGTGGAAAGTTGAAAACTCATGGGGAGACAAGGTCGGTACAGATGGATACTTTGTTGCCTCAGATGCTTGGATGGACGAATACACTTACCAGATTGTTGTTCGTAAAGAATTACTAACAGCAGAAGAACAAGCTGCCTATGAAGCAGAACCAATCGTCCTTGCACCATGGGATCCAATGGGTGCCTTGGCTGAATAA
- the gtfB gene encoding accessory Sec system glycosylation chaperone GtfB, whose amino-acid sequence MIQLFDLYNQESQDLHYSLTEAGLSDLAVVIEPDGFLPDGVVSPFTYYLGYDSGKPLYFNQVPVPDFWEIAGNNQFGTINDLNQERAVIHFADGLQARLVKKVEWKTPAGRIFQVDHYNRFGACFAKTTFDGSGQAIMTSYRNVDQKEVILENHVTGDILLTLEGQGLRHFSGRVAFIIDFLQGLKVNLDHILFNTLSTSFLTSFHFPDKSGQDILVWQEPLHNDIPGNMQLILENDQLRAKTIIIPDYATYEHALQLTDEKFHHKFSHLGYHYHFKRDNFVRPDALIVTNSDQLEQVEKLVESLPRVTFRIAAVTEMSSKLLDMLRYPNVVLYQNASPQKIQELYQLSDIYLDINYGNELLQAVRQAFEHNQLVLAFEETAHNRRYTAPNHIFAKEAVDDMIHTIELALSHVKEMGRALGDQGYHANYVDPIMYQERMETILGESHD is encoded by the coding sequence ATGATTCAGTTATTTGATCTATATAATCAAGAAAGCCAAGATTTGCACTATAGTCTGACTGAGGCAGGCCTGTCTGATTTGGCTGTGGTTATTGAACCAGATGGATTTTTGCCAGATGGAGTTGTCTCACCTTTCACCTATTATTTGGGTTATGACAGCGGTAAACCCTTGTACTTTAACCAAGTTCCTGTACCAGACTTTTGGGAGATTGCTGGGAATAATCAATTTGGAACCATCAATGACCTCAATCAAGAACGAGCAGTGATACATTTTGCAGATGGCTTACAGGCTCGTTTGGTAAAAAAAGTCGAATGGAAAACACCAGCAGGCCGCATCTTCCAAGTGGATCACTACAATCGTTTTGGAGCTTGTTTTGCTAAGACTACCTTTGATGGATCTGGTCAAGCTATTATGACTTCTTATCGGAATGTAGATCAAAAAGAAGTTATTTTGGAAAACCATGTCACAGGTGATATTCTCCTGACCTTGGAAGGTCAAGGATTGCGCCATTTTTCTGGTCGAGTGGCCTTTATCATAGACTTCTTGCAAGGTTTGAAAGTGAATCTTGACCACATTCTCTTTAATACCCTATCTACATCGTTTTTGACTTCCTTCCATTTCCCAGACAAATCAGGTCAGGATATTCTAGTTTGGCAAGAACCATTACATAATGATATACCAGGAAATATGCAGCTAATCTTGGAGAATGACCAGCTTCGAGCTAAGACCATTATCATTCCAGATTATGCGACCTATGAACACGCTTTGCAGTTGACGGATGAAAAATTCCATCATAAGTTTAGTCATTTAGGCTATCATTATCACTTTAAGCGTGATAATTTTGTTCGTCCTGATGCCTTGATAGTGACCAATTCGGACCAACTAGAGCAAGTCGAAAAACTGGTGGAAAGTTTACCAAGGGTTACTTTCCGAATCGCAGCAGTGACAGAGATGTCATCCAAGTTGCTGGATATGCTCCGCTATCCCAATGTCGTACTCTATCAAAATGCCAGTCCCCAAAAGATTCAGGAGCTTTATCAGTTATCAGATATCTATTTGGATATCAACTATGGGAATGAACTACTTCAAGCTGTTCGTCAGGCTTTTGAACACAACCAACTGGTCCTAGCTTTTGAGGAAACAGCCCATAATCGCCGCTATACAGCTCCAAATCATATTTTCGCTAAGGAAGCAGTTGATGACATGATTCATACCATTGAGTTAGCCCTTTCTCATGTCAAAGAGATGGGTCGAGCTCTTGGAGATCAAGGGTACCATGCCAATTATGTGGATCCAATCATGTATCAGGAGCGGATGGAAACCATTTTAGGAGAAAGCCATGACTAA
- the secA2 gene encoding accessory Sec system translocase SecA2 yields MIVFNSLYQNRKLRKVGATLKKINGLKDEMAALSDEALAVKTVEFRQRLAEGETLDDLLVEAFAVVREADKRILGMFPYDVQVMGGIVIHQGNVAEMNTGEGKTLTATMPLYLNALTGKGAMLITTNEYLAKRDAEEMGPVYRFLGLSIGIPFTDDPEEELKAEDKKKIYNSDIIYLTNSSLGFDYLSDNLASSSNEKFLRPFDYVIIDEIDDILLDSAQTPLIIAGSPRVQSNYYGIIDTLVTTMVENEDYIFKEEKEEIWLTTKGAKTAESFLGIDNLYKEEYATYVRHLVYSLRAHKLFTRDKEYIIRDDEMILLDKGTGRLMEMTKLQGGLHQAIEAKEHVKLSPETRAMASITYQSLFKMFNKISGMTGTGKVAEKEFLETYNMSVIRIPTNRPLIRKDYPDNLYVTLPEKVYASLECIKEYHLKGNPLLVFVGSVEMSHLYSSLLLREGIAHNVLNANNAAREAQIVSESGQMGAVTVATSMAGRGTDIKLGPGVAELGGLVVIGTERMESQRIDLQIRGRSGRQGDPGLSKFFVSLEDDVIKKFGPSWVHRMYKEYSVADITQPQVLEGRKYHRLVEKAQNASDSASRANRQRTLEYAESMNIQRDLIYKERNRLINGERDLRDVLSEMIDEYIETILSENIKTREELFHYIVTNISFNIRELPLDLVIEDQQALRNFLIQIINNELNDKKTLLEPHDLYDQFLRVSMLKAIDDNWVEQVDYLQQLMMAIGGQSASQTNPIVEYYREAYMGFEAMKEQIRSDMVRNILMGLVQMGPKGEIVTHFP; encoded by the coding sequence ATGATCGTGTTTAATAGTTTGTATCAAAATAGAAAACTCAGAAAAGTCGGAGCTACTTTAAAAAAGATCAATGGTCTCAAAGATGAGATGGCAGCTCTTAGCGATGAAGCCTTGGCAGTAAAAACGGTAGAGTTTCGTCAACGTTTAGCAGAGGGGGAAACCCTAGATGACTTACTTGTTGAAGCTTTTGCAGTTGTACGTGAAGCTGATAAGCGAATCCTAGGGATGTTTCCTTATGACGTTCAAGTTATGGGGGGCATTGTCATCCACCAGGGGAATGTTGCGGAGATGAATACCGGTGAAGGAAAGACTTTGACTGCGACTATGCCTCTTTATCTCAATGCCCTAACTGGTAAAGGTGCCATGTTGATTACGACCAATGAATATCTAGCTAAACGTGACGCAGAGGAAATGGGGCCGGTCTATCGATTCTTAGGCTTAAGTATAGGGATCCCATTCACTGATGATCCTGAGGAAGAATTAAAAGCCGAAGATAAAAAGAAAATTTATAACTCAGATATCATCTATTTAACCAATAGTAGTCTAGGTTTTGATTATCTAAGTGATAATTTAGCTTCCAGTAGTAATGAAAAGTTTTTGCGCCCATTTGACTATGTCATCATTGATGAAATTGATGATATTTTACTAGATAGTGCACAGACCCCACTCATCATTGCGGGATCTCCTCGCGTTCAGTCCAACTACTATGGCATCATCGATACTTTAGTAACAACTATGGTTGAAAATGAAGACTATATCTTTAAAGAAGAAAAAGAAGAGATATGGTTGACTACAAAGGGGGCTAAAACTGCTGAAAGCTTCCTAGGGATTGATAACTTGTATAAGGAAGAATACGCGACTTATGTACGACATCTAGTCTATTCCTTGAGAGCTCATAAGTTGTTCACGAGAGATAAGGAGTACATCATTCGAGATGATGAAATGATTCTCCTGGATAAAGGAACAGGTCGTTTGATGGAAATGACCAAGTTGCAGGGAGGTCTTCATCAGGCCATCGAAGCCAAGGAGCATGTGAAACTCTCTCCTGAAACGCGAGCAATGGCCTCTATTACCTATCAAAGTCTTTTCAAAATGTTTAATAAGATATCAGGAATGACTGGGACTGGGAAGGTCGCAGAGAAGGAATTTTTGGAAACCTATAATATGTCTGTTATCCGAATTCCGACTAATCGTCCCTTGATCCGAAAAGACTATCCAGACAATCTTTATGTAACACTACCAGAAAAGGTTTATGCTTCACTTGAATGTATCAAGGAATACCATCTCAAAGGAAACCCACTACTAGTCTTTGTAGGATCGGTTGAGATGTCGCATCTCTATTCGTCCCTACTGTTGCGGGAAGGAATCGCCCATAACGTCTTGAATGCCAATAATGCTGCGCGTGAGGCACAAATTGTCTCAGAATCAGGTCAGATGGGAGCCGTGACGGTTGCAACATCCATGGCAGGTCGAGGAACAGATATTAAATTGGGACCTGGAGTTGCCGAGCTTGGTGGCCTAGTAGTTATCGGTACAGAACGAATGGAAAGCCAGCGAATCGATCTGCAAATTAGAGGACGCTCGGGTAGACAAGGAGATCCAGGTTTGTCGAAGTTTTTTGTATCATTAGAAGATGATGTTATCAAGAAGTTCGGTCCATCCTGGGTTCACAGAATGTACAAAGAGTACAGTGTTGCAGATATTACTCAACCACAAGTCCTTGAGGGAAGAAAATACCACAGACTGGTTGAGAAAGCTCAAAATGCAAGTGATAGTGCTAGTCGCGCCAACAGACAGAGAACACTAGAATATGCTGAGAGTATGAATATCCAACGTGATCTCATCTATAAGGAAAGAAATCGTTTAATAAATGGAGAGAGAGATCTTAGAGATGTATTATCTGAGATGATTGACGAGTATATTGAAACAATTTTATCTGAAAACATAAAAACTAGAGAAGAATTATTTCACTATATTGTCACGAATATCAGTTTTAATATTAGAGAATTACCTCTTGATCTAGTCATTGAAGATCAACAAGCGTTGAGAAATTTCCTGATTCAGATCATTAACAATGAGTTAAATGATAAGAAGACCTTGTTAGAACCTCATGATTTATATGACCAATTTTTGAGAGTTTCCATGCTTAAAGCCATTGATGATAACTGGGTAGAACAAGTGGACTACCTGCAACAGTTGATGATGGCAATTGGCGGACAATCAGCCAGTCAAACGAACCCTATCGTAGAATACTACCGAGAAGCCTATATGGGATTTGAAGCCATGAAAGAGCAGATTCGTTCAGATATGGTACGAAATATCTTGATGGGCTTGGTACAGATGGGACCTAAGGGCGAAATCGTAACCCATTTTCCATAA
- the gtfA gene encoding accessory Sec system glycosyltransferase GtfA, translating into MTIYNINLGIGWASSGVEYAQAYRAGIFRNLNLPSKFIFTDMILGDNIQHLTANIGFDDDQVIWLYNHFTDIKIAPTSVTVDDVLAYFEGVESRRERNGKIERIFFSDEDKFITCYLVDEEKDFVQHVEYVYAGKLIRKDYFSYTRYCTEYFAPKDNVATLYQRTFYNEDGTPAYEMFMNQGTEEVYRFKDRILYGKPALIRYFMQTLGLSKSDLVILDRETGIGQVVFEEARAAHLAVVVHAEHYSENATNDDYILWNNYYDYQFTNADKVDLFIVSTDRQKEVLEQQFAHYTTHAPKIVTIPVGSVDQLTKPQESRKPFSLITASRLAKEKHIDWLVKAVIEAHKELPELTFDIYGSGGEEGRLHEIIAAGQAEEYIKLKGHAELSQIYSQYEVYLTASTSEGFGLTLMEAIGSGLPLIGFDVPYGNQTFIEDGENGYLIPSSSDHVEDEIKKAYAEKICQLYLENRLESMREKSYQIAEKFLTQEILNKWEKTIKEVVDDSVI; encoded by the coding sequence ATGACAATTTACAATATAAATTTAGGAATCGGCTGGGCCAGCAGTGGTGTTGAATATGCCCAAGCTTATCGTGCGGGTATTTTTCGCAACCTGAACCTGCCGTCGAAGTTTATCTTTACAGATATGATTTTGGGAGATAATATACAACATTTGACTGCAAATATCGGCTTTGATGACGATCAAGTCATCTGGCTTTACAATCACTTTACAGATATCAAAATTGCACCGACCAGTGTGACGGTAGATGATGTGTTAGCTTATTTTGAAGGTGTCGAAAGCCGTCGTGAAAGAAATGGGAAAATTGAACGAATCTTCTTCTCAGATGAAGACAAGTTTATCACTTGTTATTTGGTAGATGAGGAAAAAGATTTTGTCCAACATGTGGAGTATGTGTATGCTGGTAAGTTAATCCGCAAGGATTACTTCTCTTACACACGCTACTGCACAGAATATTTTGCTCCTAAAGACAATGTAGCGACACTCTATCAAAGAACCTTCTACAATGAAGATGGGACTCCGGCTTATGAAATGTTCATGAATCAAGGGACCGAGGAAGTCTACCGTTTCAAGGATCGCATTTTATACGGGAAGCCTGCCTTGATCCGTTATTTCATGCAGACACTTGGGTTAAGTAAATCAGATCTAGTGATTTTAGACCGTGAGACAGGAATTGGTCAGGTGGTCTTTGAAGAAGCGCGTGCTGCTCACCTTGCTGTTGTCGTTCACGCTGAGCACTATAGTGAAAATGCGACCAATGATGATTATATCCTTTGGAACAACTATTATGACTACCAGTTTACCAATGCAGATAAGGTCGATCTCTTTATCGTTTCAACGGATCGTCAAAAGGAAGTTCTAGAGCAACAGTTTGCTCACTATACCACACATGCTCCTAAGATTGTGACCATTCCAGTTGGAAGTGTTGACCAATTAACAAAACCGCAAGAGAGCCGTAAGCCATTTTCTCTCATTACAGCTTCGCGTCTAGCTAAGGAAAAACATATTGATTGGCTTGTCAAGGCTGTGATTGAGGCTCATAAGGAATTGCCAGAATTAACCTTTGATATCTACGGTAGTGGTGGCGAAGAAGGACGTCTACATGAGATTATCGCTGCAGGTCAGGCAGAAGAGTATATTAAACTCAAGGGCCATGCAGAACTTTCCCAAATCTATTCACAGTATGAAGTTTATCTAACTGCTTCTACAAGTGAAGGATTTGGTTTGACTCTCATGGAAGCAATTGGTTCAGGATTGCCATTGATTGGTTTTGATGTTCCTTATGGAAATCAAACCTTCATCGAAGATGGCGAAAATGGTTACTTGATTCCAAGTTCATCTGACCATGTCGAAGATGAAATTAAGAAAGCTTATGCAGAAAAAATCTGCCAACTGTATTTGGAAAATCGTTTGGAAAGTATGAGAGAAAAATCCTACCAGATTGCTGAGAAATTCTTGACTCAAGAGATTTTGAACAAATGGGAAAAAACAATCAAGGAGGTAGTGGATGATTCAGTTATTTGA
- the asp5 gene encoding accessory Sec system protein Asp5, protein MTELLIILTIILAIALIILVTIQPRQTQIFSMDATSNIGKPSYWQSNTLVKVLTLLVSLALFVMLLLFMALTFS, encoded by the coding sequence ATGACTGAATTATTGATAATTTTAACCATTATTTTAGCTATTGCCTTAATCATCCTTGTGACCATTCAACCAAGACAAACTCAAATTTTTTCTATGGATGCAACTAGTAATATCGGAAAGCCCAGCTATTGGCAAAGCAATACGCTTGTTAAAGTTCTAACTTTGCTCGTTAGCTTAGCCTTATTTGTGATGCTACTCCTCTTTATGGCCTTAACATTTTCATGA
- the asp3 gene encoding accessory Sec system protein Asp3, with product MIINQREDILWGDMGATYLYGTRVQFWEDGHISLSNPLLAPGEVLKSWLSSLNYQGGRSQPSLPLLKRNHRYQFTMNMTCYPENSIYIKLVFLDRYEEVLEEKVEKTLSFSFVYPEEAYTYRVSLIAAGFESLDFYSFSIKEYDRV from the coding sequence ATGATTATAAATCAAAGAGAAGACATACTCTGGGGAGATATGGGAGCAACTTACCTGTATGGAACTCGAGTTCAGTTTTGGGAAGATGGCCATATCAGTCTTTCAAATCCATTACTAGCTCCAGGAGAAGTTCTCAAATCATGGCTTTCAAGCTTGAATTATCAAGGTGGTAGAAGTCAACCCAGCCTACCTCTCTTAAAAAGAAATCATCGCTATCAATTCACCATGAATATGACTTGTTATCCTGAAAATAGCATTTACATAAAACTAGTTTTCTTGGACCGTTACGAAGAAGTGCTAGAAGAAAAAGTTGAGAAAACCCTATCTTTTTCTTTCGTTTATCCTGAGGAGGCTTATACCTATAGAGTTTCTCTCATTGCTGCTGGGTTTGAGTCACTCGATTTTTATTCTTTCTCAATTAAGGAGTATGATCGTGTTTAA
- a CDS encoding pseudouridine synthase, with protein MRLDKFLVACAVGSRTEVKNFLKAGRVTVNGKKEKSAKLQINEETDEICFDGQKLEYEEFVYYMMNKPQGVISATEDPKHKTVLDLLDDLARSKEVFPVGRLDIDTHGLLLLTNDGQRAHALLSPKRHVDKTYLAQVKGIMTDEDIETFAQGIPLKDFTCKPAKLELVALDREKNQSLVRVTIAEGKFHQVKRMVAYCGKEVMDLQRLTMGTLTLDEDLKRGEWRRLAKEELEGLLESVR; from the coding sequence ATGAGATTAGATAAATTTTTAGTTGCCTGCGCTGTCGGGAGTCGGACTGAGGTTAAAAACTTTCTAAAGGCAGGGCGCGTGACGGTCAATGGTAAAAAGGAAAAATCTGCCAAGCTACAAATCAATGAAGAGACAGACGAGATTTGTTTTGACGGGCAAAAGCTAGAGTACGAGGAGTTTGTTTACTATATGATGAACAAGCCCCAGGGGGTTATCTCAGCGACTGAAGATCCTAAACATAAGACTGTGTTGGATTTGTTAGATGATTTAGCTCGATCAAAGGAAGTTTTCCCAGTGGGACGTTTGGATATCGACACGCATGGACTCCTACTCTTGACCAATGATGGCCAACGGGCTCATGCTCTTCTTTCTCCTAAACGTCATGTGGATAAGACTTATCTGGCACAGGTCAAGGGAATCATGACGGATGAAGACATTGAGACATTTGCACAAGGGATTCCGCTAAAAGACTTTACCTGTAAGCCTGCCAAACTGGAGCTTGTGGCTCTTGATAGAGAAAAAAACCAAAGTCTAGTTCGTGTGACTATTGCCGAGGGGAAATTCCATCAGGTTAAACGCATGGTAGCCTACTGTGGCAAGGAAGTGATGGACTTGCAACGTCTGACCATGGGAACTTTGACCTTGGATGAGGATTTGAAACGTGGAGAATGGCGTCGCTTGGCCAAAGAGGAATTAGAAGGCTTGCTCGAAAGTGTTAGGTAA